One genomic window of candidate division WOR-3 bacterium includes the following:
- a CDS encoding RecX family transcriptional regulator → MKISKIEVQKKNKKRSSIYIDGEFKFGLDNEIILRYNIKEGDEITEDQVKNLLLAEEKQKIKQRAYRLLRYRSRSIAEMRDRLKKLGYEPEIVEEVVHELVEEGILNNHKFAREFVSDYTNLKPRGNIFIVNELKKKKVDDAYIKEILKERDEKNLIKKIIEKKFSNFNKKDSKQKAKIIRYLLYRGFTLQKIYEVLGEDYE, encoded by the coding sequence TTGAAGATAAGCAAGATAGAAGTTCAAAAGAAAAATAAGAAGAGGTCTTCAATCTATATTGACGGCGAATTTAAGTTCGGATTGGATAACGAGATTATATTGAGATATAATATAAAAGAAGGTGATGAAATCACTGAAGACCAGGTCAAAAATCTTCTTCTCGCTGAAGAAAAGCAGAAGATCAAACAGCGTGCTTATAGACTTTTGAGATATCGCAGTCGCTCAATTGCAGAAATGAGAGACAGGTTAAAAAAGTTAGGATATGAGCCAGAAATTGTAGAAGAAGTCGTGCACGAGTTAGTTGAAGAAGGTATTTTAAACAATCATAAGTTTGCCCGTGAATTTGTGAGTGATTATACGAACTTAAAACCAAGGGGAAATATTTTTATAGTCAATGAGTTAAAAAAGAAAAAAGTTGACGACGCATATATTAAGGAGATTTTGAAAGAACGGGATGAGAAGAATTTAATAAAAAAAATCATAGAGAAAAAATTTTCTAATTTTAATAAAAAGGACTCAAAACAAAAAGCAAAGATTATAAGATATTTATTATACAGGGGATTTACCCTTCAGAAAATTTACGAGGTACTGGGTGAAGATTATGAATAA